A window of Coturnix japonica isolate 7356 chromosome 2, Coturnix japonica 2.1, whole genome shotgun sequence contains these coding sequences:
- the EFHB gene encoding EF-hand domain-containing family member B produces MAGPPQPVYKGSFMDRFPYILAAGKLFPTGDTVAQCLTEALPKPITPDTVKKFRNTTNPAPGAKRIFYGTADDPDVAADLTHGIASPSSVPVKSLVNPPPKTNFQQKMQDRKESIYFSNREAPLGRSHDQSPMLPEGLDVTNTTFGTKTVQDIPAGVLINPPKTFAEVDKEAREGHDLYVVSHNDYYCGEAINRKYDSPNFNKSHVYGIETPHFEDGRNVSKSLNWLYDWQLKRAAQIVSKRNDDFKEKFQPQVGKVFDPIAETMNVPANHTFGMLLRPDEYGVGDLLHCRVPSEFLRGKDRERAVLAAVRQALKKANYENFDMLLEAFKHYDKNGDGKIDKNDLRKACFQLNLKLDSELLDSLFDYCDLNKDGLINYLEFANFLNWKDKMAIKEFEEKVITKGKKIDVPLQSDTKTDDEPLLKQQDLVLKEAGSSEKTPKTLTRPTDSVFADYQTTSSQYNAVVGGLPTDCYRACGVPTIRSDIPAPRIRRVSDRNNYGDEANAYALLFPSVFSQKGVYEGDIFKSRPKAEVAQILQNIGANISDE; encoded by the exons GCTGGGAAGTTGTTTCCAACAGGAGATACAGTTGCACAGTGCCTCACTGAAGCTTTGCCCAAG CCCATCACTCCAGATACTGTGAAAAAGTTTCGAAATACGACAAATCCAGCTCCTGGTGCTAAAAGAATATTCTATGGCACAGCAGATGATCCTGACGTTGCAGCTGACTTGACGCACGGCATAGCATCACCTTCTTCAGTTCCT GTAAAATCACTGGTAAATCCGCCTCCTAAAACTAATTTTCAACAAAAAatgcaagacagaaaagaatCAATCTACTTTAGTAATCGTGAAGCACCCTTGGGCAGGTCACATGATCAATCTCCTATGTTACCCGAGGGCTTGGATGTAACCAATACCACATTTGGAACAAAAACTGTCCAAG ATATACCAGCTGGAGTGCTTATAAATCCTCCAAAAACTTTTGCGGAAGTAGACAAAGAAGCCAGAGAAGGACATGATTTGTATGTTGTGTCACACAATGATTATTATTGTG GGGAAGCAATAAATAGGAAGTATGACTCACCAAACTTCAACAAGTCTCATGTGTATGGAATAGAAACCCCTCACTTTGAAGATGGACGAAATGTATCCAAATCCTTAAATTGGCTCTATGATTGGCAATT GAAAAGAGCAGCACAGATTGTATCCAAAAGGAATGATGATTTCAAGGAAAAATTTCAGcctcaggttggaaaagtctTTGATCC CATAGCGGAAACAATGAATGTGCCTGCAAACCATACCTTTGGAATGTTACTCCGTCCAGATGAATATG GCGTTGGAGACCTTCTTCACTGCAGGGTTCCAAGTGAGTTCCTCCGTGGCAAGGACAGAGAGAGAGCTGTCTTAGCTGCAGTTCGACAAGCCTTGAAGAAAGCTAACTATGAAAATTTTGACATGTTACTAGAAGCATTCAAGCATTATGATAAG aATGGTGATGGGAAGATAGACAAAAACGACCTGAGGAAAGCCTGCTTTCAACTTAATCTGAAACTAGATAGTGAGCTCTTGGATTCCTTATTTGACTATTGTGATTTGAATAAAGATGGTCTCATTAATTATCTGGAGTTTGCAAACTTTCTGAACTGGAAAGACAAAATGGCTATAAaagaatttgaagaaaaagtaatcaCAAAAG ggaaaaaaatagatgttcCTCTTCAATCTGACACAAAGACAGATGATGAGCCACTGTTGAAGCAACAAGATCTTGTATTAAAAGAAGCAGGAAGCTCAGAAAAGACACCAAAAACACTTACAAGACCAACAGACAGTGTATTTGCAGACTATCAAACAACTTCTTCCCAGTATAATGCTGTAGTAGGTGGTCTTCCAACAGACT GTTATCGAGCATGTGGTGTTCCAACTATTCGTTCAGATATTCCAGCTCCTCGAATTCGCCGCGTCAGTGACAGAAATAATTATGGTGATGAGGCCAATGCTTATGCATTACTGTTCCCTTCTGTCTTCAGTCAAAAGGGAGTGTATGAAGGAGACATCTTTAAATCAAGACCAAAGGCAGAg GTTGCACAAATACTTCAAAACATTGGTGCAAACATTTCAGATGAATGA